From the Mustelus asterias chromosome 14, sMusAst1.hap1.1, whole genome shotgun sequence genome, one window contains:
- the map3k19 gene encoding mitogen-activated protein kinase kinase kinase 19 isoform X6: MSDSMVGLEHTSQQILLDFNIGKNALEEMICSHNGLETSCTSSALANPWKGLGEKLRHSSLPDETLLASMKRRRPSSLNVFTRRNKKVKNVPSIEETTGMQGSQAEPNISNTEIHLDSSQDSQAYIRQRLKKQVAADSKSSSDTLKISLPQLSTSSTKSPAPVRLLQLEDKRMTDKQNESDISNTTAVTLPSKQYPYSLLPYESFTKEKGLNRQSLASTLKQKTSNESSSASAPSNQRSFNVDECPEHTYGHELEHLDVQQSETGLDIENNDKLILSLPMPLSNCMNCVTASMKINNEGLGQEMAKYLCPKDVTHIMRSENSTECTSVGSDKKHKCEEPEIVGRNLTNGEVFDAGSCNDDIVLLDGILCSKLNLETRKHLVKENMSTIVLNSVGVDPIQNTHLQNAHNMEILADEVLPSLQEIIPNDNLLEEEKARESISHKGIAQNLADNFRQNAAVPKQIVGTKCTTYIKEKYMAHKDINTDLKCNSAMHVTMSKQSPTKAHHFSKKIPVKVKNTSYSMSYNANHSFNILAWKEKEEKSKINCANQRNISILERKKSSSKSLQCHLIPTQSWTKKSTLVPTTHLLKYKKDLCLPSLENPDLHQVSSKVQTKEQGGIKHLLKNGSVSIEQDLPHIRRISDRLNNSPILRIPRSHSTNDFSVLKYSDMFQEINPTEKGPGIYEMFGTPVYSIIRKSTTSIINNQVIHSAPPKRRVCKNSKPNQRIAKGSAKNTKQNLNAKHKKNHTNVKQENVDLKQENVDASQGGEKTAPLFNSDEGQENVIISQHNWHIKTSRNKELFSELNNQEDNGHLSGNSESLHSLPDYEAHLDNQYLSTIMEVSLKQTSDKPDISEDDEAICKESYSTSVNGNLHNNTTDQCKPSMLPKTKSTDYIAADVCELQQHLSKRHGDVKTSEFVECQGTMDASKSTTASSNKLNWDVIEDETESTVLCTDEDQVKATSPIVKTISSPGLNHTSLPVQPLINTWTTEKTCPAHFLECDSQDSLTDELLSCLASALLLEEKNTCANNVEVTKHVLQKEDDSTNSLFQNGNGKMMHEKSLQSAGYTVAKLFKTSSRPNSSLGHSIKSECSSSCEDAIIWTKGNVLGKGAYGTVYCGLTSQGQLIAVKQVSLDATNQIAAEKEYQKLEEEIELLKNLKHVNIVSFLGTNLEANVVSIFMEFVPGGSIAGVISRFGPLPEPVCCTYTKQILKGVDYLHDNRVIHRDIKGNNVMLMPNGVIKLIDFGCAKRMTCVNMSDPHSEMLKSMHGTPYWMAPEVINETGHGKKSDIWSLGCTVFEMASGKPPLAHMDKMAAMFYIGAHRGLMPTLPKEFSENARDFVHICLTSDQHERPSAKQLLQHPFIVKKQKQPLREDKIISGNNFKQQSSGPQEYSVTRKNK; encoded by the exons CACATCTTCTGCATTGGCAAATCCATGGAAAGGACTTGGAGAAAAATTACGTCATTCATCACTTCCAGATGAAACACTACTTGCTTCAATGAAGCGAAGGAGGCCATCTTCATTAAATGTATTTACCAGAAGGAACAAGAAGGTTAAAAATGTGCCCAGTATTGAAGAGACCACTGGAATGCAGGGCTCACAAGCTGAACCAAATATTAGTAACACTGAAATACATCTGGATTCCTCGCAGGACTCTCAAGCTTATATTCGGCAAA GGTTAAAAAAACAAGTGGCAGCAGATTCAAAGAGTAGCAGTGACACACTCAAG ATTTCTTTACCGCAACTGAGCACCAGCAGTACAAAGTCTCCAGCTCCTGTGCGACTTCTCCAATTAGAGGATAAAAGAATGACTGATAAACAAAATGAAAGTGATATCTCCAATACCACTGCAGTAACATTGCCTTCAAAACAATACCCATATTCTTTATTGCCATATGAATCATTCACAAAGGAAAAAGGATTGAATAGACAATCCTTAGCATCAACTCTCAAACAAAAAACTTCAAATGAATCCTCTAGTGCCAGTGCACCCAGCAACCAAAGATCCTTCAATGTGGATGAATGTCCTGAACACACATATGGCCATGAACTAGAGCACTTGGATGTACAGCAATCAGAAACAGGACttgacattgaaaataatgacaaGCTAATTTTATCTCTTCCTATGCCTCTCAGTAATTGTATGAACTGTGTAACTGCTAGTATGAAAATTAACAATGAAGGACTCGGTCAAGAAATGGCTAAATATTTGTGTCCAAAGGATGTCACTCATATAATGCGATCAGAAAATAGTACAGAATGCACTTCAGTAGGATCAGATAAAAAACATAAATGTGAAGAACCTGAAATTGTAGGAAGAAACTTAACAAATGGAGAAGTATTTGATGCTGGTTCCTGCAATGATGATATTGTATTATTGGATGGAATTCTGTGCAGCAAGCTGAATTTAGAGACTAGGAAGCACCTTGTTAAAGAAAATATGAGTACCATTGTTCTTAATTCTGTAGGTGTGGACCCAATTCAAAACACACATTTGCAGAATGCACACAACATGGAAATATTAGCTGATGAGGTCCTTCCAAGCCTTCAGGAGATCATACCGAATGATAATCTGCTTGAAGAAGAAAAAGCAAGAGAAAGTATAAGCCACAAAGGCATAGCTCAAAATCTAGCAGATAATTTTCGACAGAATGCAGCTGTACCAAAACAGATTGTAGGGACAAAATGTACCACTtatataaaagaaaaatacatGGCACATAAGGATATTAACACTGACTTAAAATGTAATTCTGCCATGCATGTCACAATGTCAAAACAATCACCTACCAAAGCACACCATTTCTCAAAAAAAATTCCTGTTAAAGTGAAAAACACCAGTTATAGCATGTCTTACAATGCCAACCATAGCTTCAATATTTTAGCATGGAAAGAGAAAGAGGAAAAGAGCAAGATTAATTGTGCCAATCAAAGGAATATCTCAATTCTAGAAAGAAAAAAATCTAGTTCCAAGTCATTACAGTGCCACCTCATTCCAACACAAAGTTGGACAAAGAAAAGCACACTTGTGCCAACTACTCATTTACTAAAATATAAAAAAGATCTATGCCTTCCTTCACTGGAGAATCCTGATCTGCACCAAGTTTCATCAAAAGTACAAACAAAAGAACAAGGTGGAATTAAGCACCTCTTGAAAAATGGATCAGTTTCTATTGAACAAGATCTTCCACATATCCGCAGAATTTCAGATAGACTTAACAATTCACCAATTCTAAGGATTCCAAGATCACATTCCACTAatgatttctcagtgttgaaataTAGTGATATGTTTCAGGAAATAAATCCAACTGAGAAAGGCCCAGGAATTTATGAAATGTTTGGCACTCCAGTGTATTCTATAATACGAAAGTCCACAACATCTATAATTAATAACCAAGTTATTCATTCTGCACCACCTAAAAGGCGAGTATGCAAGAATTCAAAGCCaaatcaaagaattgcaaaaggtAGTGCAAAGAATACAAAACAAAATCTGAATGCTAAACACAAGAAAAATCACACAAATGTAAAACAGGAGAATGTCGATTTAAAACAGGAGAATGTAGATGCATCAcaaggtggagagaaaacagccCCTTTGTTCAACAGCGATGAAGGACAAGAAAATGTGATCATTTCTCAACACAATTGGCACATAAAAACTTCTAGGAACAAGGAGTTGTTCTCTGAATTAAATAACCAGGAAGATAATGGTCATCTCTCAGGTAACTCTGAGTCCCTTCATTCATTACCAGATTATGAAGCTCACCTAGATAACCAATATTTGTCAACCATTATGGAAGTTTCACTGAAACAAACTTCAGATAAACCTGACATTTCAGAGGACGATGAAGCTATTTGTAAAGAATCATATAGTACTTCTGTTAATGGAAATTTACACAATAATACAACTGATCAGTGTAAGCCCTCAATGCTTCCAAAAACTAAGAGCACCGATTATATTGCTGCTGATGTATGTGAGTTACAACAGCATCTGAGTAAGAGACACGGTGATGTTAAAACAAGTGAATTTGTAGAATGTCAAGGGACTATGGATGCAAGCAAGTCTACAACTGCTTCGTCCAATAAACTTAACTGGGATGTTATAGAGGATGAAACAGAGTCTACTGTCTTATGTACTGATGAAGATCAAGTTAAAGCCACTTCTCCTATCGTAAAAACTATTTCAAGCCCAGGTTTGAATCATACAAGCTTACCAGTTCAACCACTGATTAACACATGGACAACAGAAAAAACATGCCCAGCACATTTCTTAGAATGTGATAGTCAAGACAGTCTTACAGATGAGTTGCTTAGTTGTCTGGCATCAGCATTGTTGCTAGAAGAAAAAAATACTTGTGCCAACAATGTAGAAGTGACCAAACATGTACTACAAAAGGAAGATGATAGCACGAATAGTTTGTTTCAAAATGGAAATGGAAAGATGATGCATGAAAAGAGCCTTCAG AGTGCTGGATATACAGTTGCAAAACTATTTAAGACTTCTAGCAGGCCAAACAGTTCACTTGGTCACTCCATAAAATCTGAATGTAGCTCCAGTTGTGAGGATGCCATCATATGGACCAAAGGCAATGTGCTTGGCAAAGGAGCCTATGGCACA GTGTATTGTGGTCTAACCAGTCAAGGTCAATTGATTGCTGTTAAACAGGTTTCTTTGGATGCAACAAATCAAATTGCAGCAGAAAAGGAATATCAGAAATTAGAAGAGGAAATAGAGCTACTTAAAAACCTAAAACATGTCAACATTGTGAGCTTTCTAGGTACAAACCTAGAAGCTAATGTTGTCAGCATTTTCATGGAGTTTGTTCCTGGTGGTTCCATTGCTGGTGTCATCAGTCGATTTGGGCCATTGCCAGAGCCTGTTTGTTGTACTTATACCAAACAAATTTTAAAAGGAGTGGACTATTTACATGATAACAGGGTGATTCACAGAGATATAAAAGGAAACAATGTCATGCTTATGCCCAATGGTGTGATCAAACTTATTGACTTTGGATGTGCTAAACGCATGACTTGTGTGAATATGAGTGATCCACACAGTGAAATGTTAAAATCAATGCATGGAACTCCTTACTGGATGGCACCTGAAGTGATTAATGAGACTGGACATGGCAAGAAATCTGATATTTGGAGTTTAGGCTGTACGGTGTTTGAAATGGCATCAGGGAAGCCACCTTTGGCTCATATGGACAAAATGGCAGCCATGTTTTACATTGGAGCACATCGAGGTCTGATGCCTACCCTACCTAAGGAGTTCTCCGAGAATGCAAGAGACTTTGTACATATTTGTCTAACAAG TGACCAGCACGAACGCCCTTCAGCAAAACAGCTCCTTCAGCATCCATTCAttgtaaagaaacaaaagcagcCATTACGGGAAGATAAAATTATTAGCGGAAACAATTTCAAGCAGCAAAGCTCTGGACCTCAGGAATATTCTGTAACAAGGAAAAACAAATGA
- the map3k19 gene encoding mitogen-activated protein kinase kinase kinase 19 isoform X7: MYLPEGTRRLKMCPVLKRPLECRAHKLNQILVTLKYIWIPRRTLKLIFGKISLPQLSTSSTKSPAPVRLLQLEDKRMTDKQNESDISNTTAVTLPSKQYPYSLLPYESFTKEKGLNRQSLASTLKQKTSNESSSASAPSNQRSFNVDECPEHTYGHELEHLDVQQSETGLDIENNDKLILSLPMPLSNCMNCVTASMKINNEGLGQEMAKYLCPKDVTHIMRSENSTECTSVGSDKKHKCEEPEIVGRNLTNGEVFDAGSCNDDIVLLDGILCSKLNLETRKHLVKENMSTIVLNSVGVDPIQNTHLQNAHNMEILADEVLPSLQEIIPNDNLLEEEKARESISHKGIAQNLADNFRQNAAVPKQIVGTKCTTYIKEKYMAHKDINTDLKCNSAMHVTMSKQSPTKAHHFSKKIPVKVKNTSYSMSYNANHSFNILAWKEKEEKSKINCANQRNISILERKKSSSKSLQCHLIPTQSWTKKSTLVPTTHLLKYKKDLCLPSLENPDLHQVSSKVQTKEQGGIKHLLKNGSVSIEQDLPHIRRISDRLNNSPILRIPRSHSTNDFSVLKYSDMFQEINPTEKGPGIYEMFGTPVYSIIRKSTTSIINNQVIHSAPPKRRVCKNSKPNQRIAKGSAKNTKQNLNAKHKKNHTNVKQENVDLKQENVDASQGGEKTAPLFNSDEGQENVIISQHNWHIKTSRNKELFSELNNQEDNGHLSGNSESLHSLPDYEAHLDNQYLSTIMEVSLKQTSDKPDISEDDEAICKESYSTSVNGNLHNNTTDQCKPSMLPKTKSTDYIAADVCELQQHLSKRHGDVKTSEFVECQGTMDASKSTTASSNKLNWDVIEDETESTVLCTDEDQVKATSPIVKTISSPGLNHTSLPVQPLINTWTTEKTCPAHFLECDSQDSLTDELLSCLASALLLEEKNTCANNVEVTKHVLQKEDDSTNSLFQNGNGKMMHEKSLQSAGYTVAKLFKTSSRPNSSLGHSIKSECSSSCEDAIIWTKGNVLGKGAYGTVYCGLTSQGQLIAVKQVSLDATNQIAAEKEYQKLEEEIELLKNLKHVNIVSFLGTNLEANVVSIFMEFVPGGSIAGVISRFGPLPEPVCCTYTKQILKGVDYLHDNRVIHRDIKGNNVMLMPNGVIKLIDFGCAKRMTCVNMSDPHSEMLKSMHGTPYWMAPEVINETGHGKKSDIWSLGCTVFEMASGKPPLAHMDKMAAMFYIGAHRGLMPTLPKEFSENARDFVHICLTSDQHERPSAKQLLQHPFIVKKQKQPLREDKIISGNNFKQQSSGPQEYSVTRKNK, translated from the exons ATGTATTTACCAGAAGGAACAAGAAGGTTAAAAATGTGCCCAGTATTGAAGAGACCACTGGAATGCAGGGCTCACAAGCTGAACCAAATATTAGTAACACTGAAATACATCTGGATTCCTCGCAGGACTCTCAAGCTTATATTCGGCAAA ATTTCTTTACCGCAACTGAGCACCAGCAGTACAAAGTCTCCAGCTCCTGTGCGACTTCTCCAATTAGAGGATAAAAGAATGACTGATAAACAAAATGAAAGTGATATCTCCAATACCACTGCAGTAACATTGCCTTCAAAACAATACCCATATTCTTTATTGCCATATGAATCATTCACAAAGGAAAAAGGATTGAATAGACAATCCTTAGCATCAACTCTCAAACAAAAAACTTCAAATGAATCCTCTAGTGCCAGTGCACCCAGCAACCAAAGATCCTTCAATGTGGATGAATGTCCTGAACACACATATGGCCATGAACTAGAGCACTTGGATGTACAGCAATCAGAAACAGGACttgacattgaaaataatgacaaGCTAATTTTATCTCTTCCTATGCCTCTCAGTAATTGTATGAACTGTGTAACTGCTAGTATGAAAATTAACAATGAAGGACTCGGTCAAGAAATGGCTAAATATTTGTGTCCAAAGGATGTCACTCATATAATGCGATCAGAAAATAGTACAGAATGCACTTCAGTAGGATCAGATAAAAAACATAAATGTGAAGAACCTGAAATTGTAGGAAGAAACTTAACAAATGGAGAAGTATTTGATGCTGGTTCCTGCAATGATGATATTGTATTATTGGATGGAATTCTGTGCAGCAAGCTGAATTTAGAGACTAGGAAGCACCTTGTTAAAGAAAATATGAGTACCATTGTTCTTAATTCTGTAGGTGTGGACCCAATTCAAAACACACATTTGCAGAATGCACACAACATGGAAATATTAGCTGATGAGGTCCTTCCAAGCCTTCAGGAGATCATACCGAATGATAATCTGCTTGAAGAAGAAAAAGCAAGAGAAAGTATAAGCCACAAAGGCATAGCTCAAAATCTAGCAGATAATTTTCGACAGAATGCAGCTGTACCAAAACAGATTGTAGGGACAAAATGTACCACTtatataaaagaaaaatacatGGCACATAAGGATATTAACACTGACTTAAAATGTAATTCTGCCATGCATGTCACAATGTCAAAACAATCACCTACCAAAGCACACCATTTCTCAAAAAAAATTCCTGTTAAAGTGAAAAACACCAGTTATAGCATGTCTTACAATGCCAACCATAGCTTCAATATTTTAGCATGGAAAGAGAAAGAGGAAAAGAGCAAGATTAATTGTGCCAATCAAAGGAATATCTCAATTCTAGAAAGAAAAAAATCTAGTTCCAAGTCATTACAGTGCCACCTCATTCCAACACAAAGTTGGACAAAGAAAAGCACACTTGTGCCAACTACTCATTTACTAAAATATAAAAAAGATCTATGCCTTCCTTCACTGGAGAATCCTGATCTGCACCAAGTTTCATCAAAAGTACAAACAAAAGAACAAGGTGGAATTAAGCACCTCTTGAAAAATGGATCAGTTTCTATTGAACAAGATCTTCCACATATCCGCAGAATTTCAGATAGACTTAACAATTCACCAATTCTAAGGATTCCAAGATCACATTCCACTAatgatttctcagtgttgaaataTAGTGATATGTTTCAGGAAATAAATCCAACTGAGAAAGGCCCAGGAATTTATGAAATGTTTGGCACTCCAGTGTATTCTATAATACGAAAGTCCACAACATCTATAATTAATAACCAAGTTATTCATTCTGCACCACCTAAAAGGCGAGTATGCAAGAATTCAAAGCCaaatcaaagaattgcaaaaggtAGTGCAAAGAATACAAAACAAAATCTGAATGCTAAACACAAGAAAAATCACACAAATGTAAAACAGGAGAATGTCGATTTAAAACAGGAGAATGTAGATGCATCAcaaggtggagagaaaacagccCCTTTGTTCAACAGCGATGAAGGACAAGAAAATGTGATCATTTCTCAACACAATTGGCACATAAAAACTTCTAGGAACAAGGAGTTGTTCTCTGAATTAAATAACCAGGAAGATAATGGTCATCTCTCAGGTAACTCTGAGTCCCTTCATTCATTACCAGATTATGAAGCTCACCTAGATAACCAATATTTGTCAACCATTATGGAAGTTTCACTGAAACAAACTTCAGATAAACCTGACATTTCAGAGGACGATGAAGCTATTTGTAAAGAATCATATAGTACTTCTGTTAATGGAAATTTACACAATAATACAACTGATCAGTGTAAGCCCTCAATGCTTCCAAAAACTAAGAGCACCGATTATATTGCTGCTGATGTATGTGAGTTACAACAGCATCTGAGTAAGAGACACGGTGATGTTAAAACAAGTGAATTTGTAGAATGTCAAGGGACTATGGATGCAAGCAAGTCTACAACTGCTTCGTCCAATAAACTTAACTGGGATGTTATAGAGGATGAAACAGAGTCTACTGTCTTATGTACTGATGAAGATCAAGTTAAAGCCACTTCTCCTATCGTAAAAACTATTTCAAGCCCAGGTTTGAATCATACAAGCTTACCAGTTCAACCACTGATTAACACATGGACAACAGAAAAAACATGCCCAGCACATTTCTTAGAATGTGATAGTCAAGACAGTCTTACAGATGAGTTGCTTAGTTGTCTGGCATCAGCATTGTTGCTAGAAGAAAAAAATACTTGTGCCAACAATGTAGAAGTGACCAAACATGTACTACAAAAGGAAGATGATAGCACGAATAGTTTGTTTCAAAATGGAAATGGAAAGATGATGCATGAAAAGAGCCTTCAG AGTGCTGGATATACAGTTGCAAAACTATTTAAGACTTCTAGCAGGCCAAACAGTTCACTTGGTCACTCCATAAAATCTGAATGTAGCTCCAGTTGTGAGGATGCCATCATATGGACCAAAGGCAATGTGCTTGGCAAAGGAGCCTATGGCACA GTGTATTGTGGTCTAACCAGTCAAGGTCAATTGATTGCTGTTAAACAGGTTTCTTTGGATGCAACAAATCAAATTGCAGCAGAAAAGGAATATCAGAAATTAGAAGAGGAAATAGAGCTACTTAAAAACCTAAAACATGTCAACATTGTGAGCTTTCTAGGTACAAACCTAGAAGCTAATGTTGTCAGCATTTTCATGGAGTTTGTTCCTGGTGGTTCCATTGCTGGTGTCATCAGTCGATTTGGGCCATTGCCAGAGCCTGTTTGTTGTACTTATACCAAACAAATTTTAAAAGGAGTGGACTATTTACATGATAACAGGGTGATTCACAGAGATATAAAAGGAAACAATGTCATGCTTATGCCCAATGGTGTGATCAAACTTATTGACTTTGGATGTGCTAAACGCATGACTTGTGTGAATATGAGTGATCCACACAGTGAAATGTTAAAATCAATGCATGGAACTCCTTACTGGATGGCACCTGAAGTGATTAATGAGACTGGACATGGCAAGAAATCTGATATTTGGAGTTTAGGCTGTACGGTGTTTGAAATGGCATCAGGGAAGCCACCTTTGGCTCATATGGACAAAATGGCAGCCATGTTTTACATTGGAGCACATCGAGGTCTGATGCCTACCCTACCTAAGGAGTTCTCCGAGAATGCAAGAGACTTTGTACATATTTGTCTAACAAG TGACCAGCACGAACGCCCTTCAGCAAAACAGCTCCTTCAGCATCCATTCAttgtaaagaaacaaaagcagcCATTACGGGAAGATAAAATTATTAGCGGAAACAATTTCAAGCAGCAAAGCTCTGGACCTCAGGAATATTCTGTAACAAGGAAAAACAAATGA